In the genome of Marispirochaeta sp., one region contains:
- a CDS encoding AMP-binding protein translates to MLVHTLLEQSCRNYPEKEALWFRGSWMIYREIEDQANRIGQFLVNEGLTRGDRVVLLLENSFAFVCAYFGILKAGGVVVGLNTEITAEDLEYLVVNSDAGFLFIDENRLHLFEAVRKNLAGLKRVVLNGVSDVPAGFAAVPLSLVLEKSSPEPPDVWVIDLDLAEIVYTSGSTGVPKGVMLTHLNLVSNMRSIVEYFSLTPEDRMMVILPFTYIYGKSLLLSHVMIGGSLVIDNRFTFPNSILETMRKTSVTGFAGVPSTYSILLSRSSLRKQEFPSLRYVSQAGGHMAVSLAKEVKEAFSPAELWVMYGATEAAPRLSYLHPSMLDAKLGSIGTPVPNVDLFVADEEGKPLATGEEGEIVARGSNIMKGYWKDPDGTAEVLKNGLYFTGDLGKADDDGYIFIVGRKKDIIKVKGFRVSAKEIEERLLELDGVIEAAVIGVPDPVLGEAVKAFVVLQEASSLDEQEVLRRLQPHLSAFKLPKQIEFRKELPKNKSGKIMKSLLSAAEAEGSKARQ, encoded by the coding sequence ATGCTGGTGCATACACTACTGGAACAGTCATGCAGGAATTATCCCGAAAAGGAGGCCCTCTGGTTCCGGGGCAGCTGGATGATCTACCGGGAAATAGAGGACCAGGCCAACCGGATCGGACAGTTCCTGGTAAACGAGGGGCTGACGCGGGGAGACCGGGTTGTGCTGCTGCTGGAAAACTCCTTTGCCTTTGTCTGCGCCTATTTCGGCATACTTAAGGCAGGCGGCGTGGTCGTAGGGCTGAATACGGAAATAACCGCCGAGGATCTGGAGTACCTGGTGGTCAATTCCGATGCCGGGTTTCTCTTTATTGACGAGAACCGCCTGCACCTGTTCGAGGCGGTGCGGAAGAATCTTGCCGGGCTTAAGAGGGTAGTCCTTAACGGCGTTTCGGATGTCCCGGCCGGGTTCGCTGCGGTTCCCTTGTCTTTAGTGCTGGAAAAGAGTTCCCCCGAGCCTCCCGATGTGTGGGTAATCGACCTGGATCTGGCGGAGATTGTCTACACTTCCGGCAGTACCGGGGTACCCAAAGGGGTCATGCTTACCCACCTGAACCTTGTAAGCAACATGCGGTCCATTGTTGAGTATTTCAGCCTTACTCCGGAAGACAGGATGATGGTGATCCTCCCGTTTACCTATATCTACGGCAAGTCCCTGCTCCTCTCTCATGTTATGATCGGGGGGTCCCTGGTAATAGACAACCGCTTTACCTTTCCTAATTCAATCCTTGAGACCATGAGAAAGACATCCGTGACAGGTTTTGCCGGGGTTCCGTCCACCTATTCTATCCTCCTGAGCCGCTCCAGCCTGCGCAAGCAGGAGTTCCCCTCCCTGCGTTACGTTTCACAGGCCGGGGGCCATATGGCGGTCTCTCTGGCAAAGGAGGTTAAAGAGGCCTTCAGTCCCGCTGAACTCTGGGTAATGTACGGGGCCACCGAGGCCGCTCCACGGCTCTCCTATCTGCATCCCTCCATGCTTGATGCCAAGCTCGGTTCAATCGGTACACCGGTGCCCAATGTTGACCTGTTTGTCGCCGATGAAGAGGGAAAACCTCTTGCCACAGGGGAGGAGGGGGAGATCGTGGCCCGGGGTTCGAACATCATGAAGGGCTACTGGAAGGACCCGGACGGTACGGCGGAAGTGCTGAAAAACGGACTCTATTTTACCGGGGATCTGGGAAAGGCTGACGATGACGGGTACATCTTTATTGTGGGACGTAAAAAGGACATCATCAAGGTAAAAGGATTCAGGGTCAGTGCCAAGGAGATCGAGGAGCGGCTGCTGGAGCTGGACGGAGTAATCGAGGCTGCGGTTATCGGGGTTCCCGATCCGGTCCTGGGGGAGGCCGTAAAGGCTTTTGTTGTTCTGCAGGAAGCATCCAGCCTCGACGAGCAGGAGGTCCTCAGACGTTTACAGCCTCACTTAAGCGCCTTTAAACTGCCGAAGCAGATCGAGTTCAGAAAGGAGCTGCCGAAGAACAAATCGGGCAAGATTATGAAGTCCCTTCTGTCTGCCGCTGAAGCAGAAGGGTCGAAAGCACGGCAGTAA
- the asnB gene encoding asparagine synthase (glutamine-hydrolyzing), with amino-acid sequence MCGICGIFDTSGAPVRRETLEAMTASLRHRGPEDQGIWLERGIGLGHARLSIIDLSTGNQPMCNEDESVWISFNGEIFNYIELREELLARGHRFRTTSDTEVILHGYEEYGTDFFERMNGQWAFAIWNRQKKELLLCRDRVGIAPLFFTSVFTRAGSRVLFASEPKALFKDPEVPRELDPRGLAESFTFWTAVAPQSVFRGIRELPPGRWIRFTESSEQEGCYWELKFPGYDIGEDGTAAEYALRLRESLVEATRLRFTRSDVPVAAYLSGGIDSSVTTAIIRQFTDTRIKTFSLRFADAEFDEGGYQDLMVSRLGTDHETLTVSKQDIGEVFPDVVRQAEKPLLRTAPAPMFLLSRFVRDSGYKVVVTGEGSDEMLGGYDIFREALVRAFIARDPESARRPEIIRHLYPWLQRNPAAAPAFARSFFSQSLDPTDPALSHRPRWQSASGIMRLLHPDVQTEMESFQVAEELLNRMPSGTADRHPLSRAQWLEITTLLAGYLLASQGDRMLMAHGIEGRFPFLDPHFIDLAAELPPRYKILGLDEKYLLKYAFSDLVPQQILRRPKQPYRAPDAGSFFSSEPEWLRDITEPRNVRNSGLFNPQAVENLMQKCRRKKGQGMSNFDNMAVTAVLSTLLLQRQTEGTS; translated from the coding sequence ATGTGCGGGATCTGCGGAATCTTTGATACCTCCGGTGCTCCTGTGCGCCGGGAGACCCTGGAAGCAATGACCGCATCCTTACGCCACCGCGGACCGGAAGACCAGGGTATCTGGCTGGAGAGAGGCATCGGCCTTGGTCACGCCCGGCTCTCGATAATCGACCTTTCTACCGGCAACCAGCCCATGTGCAACGAGGACGAATCTGTCTGGATCAGCTTCAACGGGGAGATTTTCAACTACATCGAGCTGCGGGAAGAGCTCCTGGCCCGGGGCCACCGTTTCCGCACCACAAGCGATACGGAGGTAATCCTCCACGGCTACGAGGAGTACGGTACTGATTTTTTTGAACGCATGAACGGCCAGTGGGCCTTTGCCATCTGGAACAGGCAGAAAAAGGAGCTGCTCCTCTGCCGTGACCGGGTGGGGATCGCACCCCTTTTTTTTACCAGTGTTTTTACCCGGGCAGGAAGCCGGGTTCTCTTTGCGTCGGAGCCAAAGGCCCTGTTCAAGGACCCGGAGGTCCCCCGGGAGCTGGATCCCCGGGGACTGGCGGAGAGCTTTACCTTCTGGACCGCCGTGGCGCCTCAAAGCGTCTTCCGCGGCATCCGGGAACTTCCCCCTGGCAGATGGATACGCTTTACCGAGAGCTCCGAACAGGAGGGCTGCTACTGGGAGCTGAAATTTCCCGGGTACGATATCGGCGAAGACGGTACGGCCGCCGAATACGCACTGCGTCTGCGGGAATCCCTGGTAGAGGCCACAAGGCTGCGCTTTACCCGCAGCGACGTACCGGTGGCAGCCTATCTGTCCGGGGGGATCGATTCCTCGGTTACCACAGCCATTATCCGGCAGTTTACCGATACCAGGATCAAGACCTTTTCCCTGCGTTTTGCCGATGCCGAGTTCGACGAGGGAGGATACCAGGATCTGATGGTATCACGCCTGGGGACCGACCATGAGACCCTGACCGTAAGCAAGCAGGATATCGGGGAGGTCTTTCCGGATGTAGTGCGGCAGGCGGAGAAACCCCTGCTTCGTACCGCCCCGGCTCCCATGTTTCTGCTTTCCCGCTTTGTGCGGGACTCTGGGTACAAGGTCGTGGTTACCGGGGAAGGCTCTGATGAGATGCTCGGAGGGTACGATATCTTTCGGGAGGCCCTGGTCCGGGCCTTTATTGCCAGGGATCCTGAATCCGCCAGGCGTCCGGAGATAATCCGGCACCTCTACCCCTGGCTGCAGCGCAACCCGGCGGCAGCCCCCGCCTTTGCGAGGAGTTTTTTCAGTCAGTCCCTGGACCCAACGGACCCGGCGCTCTCCCACAGGCCCCGCTGGCAGAGTGCCTCAGGGATAATGCGACTGCTGCATCCCGATGTTCAGACGGAAATGGAAAGTTTTCAGGTGGCTGAGGAGCTGCTTAACAGAATGCCCTCAGGCACCGCGGACCGGCACCCCCTGTCCCGGGCCCAGTGGCTGGAGATAACTACACTGCTCGCGGGCTATCTTCTTGCCTCTCAGGGAGACCGGATGCTGATGGCTCACGGCATAGAGGGGCGTTTTCCCTTTTTAGACCCACATTTTATTGATCTGGCCGCGGAGCTTCCTCCGCGCTACAAGATACTGGGGCTGGATGAAAAGTATCTGCTTAAATACGCCTTCAGCGATCTTGTACCGCAGCAGATTCTCCGGCGGCCCAAGCAGCCCTACAGGGCGCCGGATGCGGGGAGCTTTTTTTCAAGCGAACCGGAATGGCTGCGGGATATTACCGAGCCGCGGAATGTGCGGAACTCCGGGCTCTTCAATCCCCAGGCTGTTGAAAACCTTATGCAAAAATGCCGGCGGAAAAAAGGTCAGGGAATGAGCAACTTCGACAATATGGCCGTTACTGCCGTGCTTTCGACCCTTCTGCTTCAGCGGCAGACAGAAGGGACTTCATAA